GCGGACTACGTGGTCTCGGATCTAAGGGAGGTGGTCTCCATAGTCGAAAAGGTCATGGCTAGACGTCGTAGGAAACCCCTTTAACCGGTATGACCACGTCGAAGAACCTAGCGAATATCTTCTTAAACGTCTCCGGGTGCTCCGTGTGGACGGGTAGAACTTTCAACCCATCCAAGCCTCTAAGCCTCGATAGGCACTTCCTAAGCTCCCATGGATACGCATGCCCGGAGGAATGTATGTGATACGCCTCCGCCCCAAGGAGGTTAAGCCAGTTCTGAAGCCTCCTGAAGGCTATGAAGGTCTCCTCCTCGAACGGCTCTGAGGAGCTTAAGACATAGACGCTACCGGGCGGAGGAGTGAGGGCTTTAACCTCCCTGAGGTTGTAGAACGAGGTGCAGAGTATATACTCCGAAGGATTCCTACGAAGCTCCTCCTCGACGTCTTCGTACTTTAAAACATCCTTACCCAAGCTTGGGGTGGCTAATCCCTCGACCCCTTCAAGCGCCTCCAGAACGGTCACGTGACGTTTAGTAACGGCGACCGCCCGTCCTAGATTCGAAGCTACACGGTACACAGTCCTGAGTCTATCCACGTCTCCAGGAGACATGTCGACTATGGCTAAACCCCTACACTCAGATAGGATCCTCGTCATCGCGTCCTCGACGTTCTTCTCAGACAATGGCGAACACAGCTGACCTATGTTTGTGCCCTCGCATATGACGGTCTTAACATCCCTATCCAAAGCCAACTCGAATACATCAGTTCTAGGCTTGAAAACCCCGTGAGTTCTGAAATCCCCGAGATACAGCAGGTTGCCCGAGGAGGTCTCGACTATGAGGGCGTAGGACCCGGGGATACTATGGTCCACGGCTTGAAACTCGACGGTTACCGAGCCTACATGTATCCTACGGCCTGAATGCACGGGTTTAAACGTTAGATGGTCAAGTCTCTCGAACCGGCGTTTACGCCTAGCCTTAAGCCTAGCGTCGATTATACGGTGCGACGCCTCACCCATGTAGACGGGAACACCCTCCTCAGGCAGGACGGTTATCATACCGTAGTGGTCGCCATGCGGGTGGGTTATGAAGCACGCATCTAACCCCTTCAACACCTCTGGCTCAGGTATGAGACCGACCATGACGAGCTCCTCTACGCTCCTAGGCTCGGCGAATATATACTCGAAGTAGCTTCTCCAAAGCGAGTAGTTCAACCCATAGTCCAGAAGAACCTTCGTCGACCCGTCCTCGAGGAGGATCTGGTTCCCGCCTATGACCCCGCCGACGCCGCCGTAGAACGTGAGCCTAGCCAATCCGTTTAAACCCCTTACCGGTTCGAGGACTTAAGGTTTAGGGTAAAAATGGGAAGATGTTTAAACGGGTTTCTCCGTTCTCTACCTTCCTAGCTTACCGTACAGCTGGTAGATGAGCGAGGCTATCTTCACGGCTCCGGAGGCATCTCTCTGGTCGAACCCTCTCCTCTTGAGGCTACGCAACTCAGGTACGAAGAGCGACGAAGGCGACTCACGCTTGACTATGTCGACGTTACCCTTGTAAAGCCTAACCCAGAGGGTTCCGTTGACGTGTTTCTGGGTCGAGTCTATGAACGCGTCTAGGTCCCTCCTCAACGGATGGTACCACATCGCATGGTACACCATATCCGCCCAGAGCCTATCGACCTCGCGTTTAAGCCTGAGCTGCTCCTTGGTCAGCGTCAGATGCTCCAAGTCTGCATGTGTCTTAAGCAGTATCGTAGCCGCAGGCGCCTCGTAGAGCTCCCTAGACTTCAAACCTATCATACCGTCCTCGAGTATGTCTATCCGCCCCACGGCGTTCTCGCCACCCACCCGGTTGAGGTATAGGATCATCTCCACCGGATCCTCGACGTCGTCGACCCTCACGGGAACACCCTGTTTATACTCTATGACCACTTCTCTAGGCTTGTCAGGGGCCTTCTCAGGCGGGACGACCCATATATAGTCCCGCGGATACTGAGACTCCAAGTCCTCGACCTGGCCGCTCCCTATCGAGTGGCTCCAGAGGTTTATATCTCCCCCGAGCTCCCCCCTCTTAGGCTTCGGAACGATCCCATACTTCTCCCTGAGATATTTCTCCTCCACAGTCCTCACGAGGTTTAGCTCCCTTATCGGAGCGACCACCGTGATCTCCGGGTTTAGATACTTAGCCGTTATCTCCATCCTGAACTGGTCGTTCCCCTTACCCGTACAGCCGTGCGCGAAGTATTTGATACCCCGCTTGTTCGCTATCTCAACGCACTTCGACGCGATGAGAACCCTGGTCATAGACGTCCCGATCGGATACCCCTCGTAGCTCCCGTTGGCCTTGATGCACTTAAACACGTAGTTTTCGACAAACTCCTTCTTAGCGTCTATGAAGATCGGCTTCAGCCCAAGCTTCTCAGCCCTCTCGTAGGCCGTCTGGATCTCCTCCTCTCCTTGGCCGACGTCCACGAGAACAGGTATAACCTCTTTAAACCCGTAGACGTCCTTCAAAGCGACGATGACGAAGGTGGAGTCGAGACCGCCGCTGAACGCCGACACCGCGGTTTCTCCGTCATACCTTCTAGGAGGCTTAAACTCCAAAAGAAACCCTCAACACCCTGAGTAAAAGCTAGATATAAAGTTTTCCCCCTTAAGGTGGACGAACAGTATACGCTTATCTCAGAAGCTATTTCAACGTTCAAGCTTAACGTCGAGGCGGCTACCTTTATATAAACAACGAACCGATCAGGGGGGTTGATGGAAGGCGACATATTAAGGAGGGGTAGGATCCGGGGCGTTAAACCCCCCGAGGTCGACCGGTACACTTCGTCGATCGAAGCCGACAAGTGGATATTCGAGGCCGACCTGATGGTGGACAAGGCCCACGTAGTCATGCTCGTTGAGCAGGGGATCATACCCCTGGAAGACGGACTGGCGATAATCGAAAAGCTCGACGAGATAGGACGTATGGGGTACGAGGAGGTAACTAGGGGCTCTTTCGAGGACATACACGTAGCCATAGAGACGAGGCTTATAGAGGCTTTGGGCGAAGACGTCGGGGGGAGGATGCACACCGCGAGGTCTAGGAACGACGAGGTCGCCACGTGCATAAGGTTCGCCCTCAGGAGGCAACTAATCGGACTACTGGGTGAGCTTTTAGAGCTGATGAAGGTTCTACACTCCCGTAGCCTAGAGCATCTGGACGCCATAATGCCCGGCTATACGCATACCCAGCACGCGCAGCCGGTGACCCTAGCCCACCATCTAAACGCCCACCTCGACTCGTTCGAGAGAGACTTCGAGAGGATTCTAGACGCCTACAGGAGGGTTAACCTATCCCCACTAGGAGCCGGAGCCCTAGCTACTACAGGGTTCCCGATAAACCGGTTTAGGACGGCTGAGCTCCTCGGGTTCGACGGTCTCGTCGAAAACTCTATGGACGCCGTCTCGGCCAGAGACTTCATACTCGAAACCCTATCCTGCCTAGCCATACTGGCCACCCACCTAAGCCGGATAGCCGAGGAGCTGGTCTTATGGAGTAGCCTAGAGTTCGGGTACGCCGAGCTTCCAGACGAATACTCGTCTACCAGCAGTATAATGCCTCAGAAGAAGAACCCAGACACGATGGAGCTGACGAGGGCTAAGGCGTGCAGGGTCTACGGAAACCTCGCGGCAGCCCTATCGATGCTTAAGGCCCTACCGCTGACCTACAACAGAGACCTTCAGGAGGTTACGCCGAGGCTTTGGGACTCCGTCGAGACGGTTAGGTCGATGCTCAGAATAGTATCAGGGGCCTTAAAGAACGTCGAGTTCAAAACCGAAGCCATGAGGATTAGAGTGTCCGAGGGGTTCTCGACTGCCACAGAGCTCGCCGACCTCCTCGTTAGAAGAAGGGGCCTAGCCTTCAGGACGGCCCACATGATAGTCGGAGCCCTCGTCTCCGAGGCCCTATCCAGAGGGTTAAAGCCCGAGCAGGTTGATGGAAAGCTCCTAGACGAGGTTTCGGTTAGGGTCTATGGGAAACCCATGAACCTGGCGGACGAAGAGGTTAGGGAAGCCCTAACGCCGTCTAAGTGCGTCGAGGTCAGGAAGGTGGTCGGAGGGCCGAGCCCAGAGACTGTCCGAGAAGCCCTAGAACATAGACGCAAACTCATCGAAAGGCTCGAAAAGAAGCTCAAAAACCTAGAGGAGAAGGAACACGCCGTCGAGAGAAGACTAGCCGAAGCTGTCGAGAAGCTGAGAAAGCAGCTCAGAGCATAAAAAATTATAAACCCCCAGATAATCTAACCTGATCCTGAGGGCGGCTGTGGTCTAGTCTGGTTAGGATGGGGGCCCTCCAAGCCCCCGATCGCGGGTTCAAATCCCGCCAGCCGCATCACCTTATTCGTTGAGCTTCTCAGCCTATCGCTAGTAATACGCGGGGAGTTTCCGCTGGTGCAAGGCGTTACGAAGGATCGTGCTCTTCCGTAGCCAGGCTTCCATGGGCAAGGCGAGCTTCGAGAACATATGCCTAAGCGCGTCTTCGAGCCTGTCGAACTTCAACGGCGGTTTCCTGAGGGCGTTCCTGACGTTTTCCCTAACCTGCCAGACCCCGACGGGCATTATATAGCCTGGATGGGCCTCCCGTAGTATCAGGACGGACGCCTGCCTCCCCTCTGCCACGAGCTTCTCCGCCACCGCAAGCCTGGCGGCGTAGTAGCATCCACCCATGTCTGCGTACGTGGTTCTACCGTAGTAGCCCTCGTAGTCTCCGTACATCGCCACGTCCTCCCCCCTCGGATTCCACACGGTCCCTGGGTACCAGGCCTCTATGCTTTCGTAGCTCCAGCTCTCAGGGAGCATGAGTATCTCGAACCTGTTGTCTAGGTAGTTAGACTCGTAAACTCTATACTCGTTTATGACGGGGTTGTCTTTAACCCTCTCTATAAGCGCCTTGGAGACTATGCTGTCGACGGCTGTTATGCTCCACCTCGTAGGCACGAGTCTTCGACGCTTAAGCTCTCCGAAAGCCCCGACGCTGAAGGCTCTCTGAATCTTAGAAACAGGGACGCCGCTTTTATAGAGGTCTAGGACGGCCTCCGAAGCCTTCAGGTCGTAGTCGCTGTAGGCCTTCTCGAGCCTATAGTCGAGCTTCAAAGTCCCTATCCTGAGCGACCTCACAGGTGCTGAGGCTCCGAAGGGCTGAACCTCGTCGTCTAGTATGAAAACCCTCCTAGGCCTCCGCCTGAACGTCATCTCCACGTCTACAGATAAGCTCGATAGGGCAAGGTCTCTGACCTCGTCTAAAAGCCTGTTCGACCCCATCGGCTGGTCGACCCTAGTCCTGAACCTACCCCTAACCAGGCTGAACCGGTATTCCACGATCTCGTCTAACGGCTTGCCGAACCATAGCTCGGGCATATCCATTATCGAGGTGTCTCCGTGAACCGGAGGCGTCAGAGGCCCGACGTATACGTGTGGGTATCCTATCCTACCTACGAACACGCTCGGAGGGCTAGACCCGTCTAGGCTAAGCCCCCTCACCCGGGATAGGCTTCGGATGTAGTATGTGAGCCTCACCACGATCGGGCATCTAGCCTTACCGCATAGCATCCTAGCGCCTTTACAGAGGACGCATAAACTGCCTCTGGGAACCCTATATGATACGTCGACGTTACTGGGGCTGAGCTCCTTGGCTAGCATAGGGTCGTCTATGAGGCGCGCTAGGTCTAGACCCAGCTTAGACCTCGAAAACACTGTGATCTTATCCTTCCGCAACCCTACTATCGCTGATTTAGACGACGGTCTTTCATAAACCTTTCATACTAGCTTGAGGATACCTCGTCGAAGCTCATTATCCTGAGCCCTCTAGGCTTCTTCGCTATGTCGGAGATCCTACACCCGACGAGCAGGGTTATACCCTTCTCAGACGCTATGTCGACGATCCGCTGGGTGACTATACCGTCGAAGACCACAGCCTTCACACCGTCCATGTTTTTAAGCTTGTTCGCAAGCTCGCTCACAGGTATCTTAGCTATAGGCTTCATCTCCTCGTCGAAGACCACGGCTTCTAGGCTGTTCCTAAGCTCCTCGATCACAGCCTTCACAGGCTCCATAGAGACCTCGACAGCCTTACCCGGGATCTTCTCGGCCTTCTCAAGAAGCTCCAAGACTTCTTTAGGAGTTAGGTCCTCGACTTCGACGCCCTGCGGAGCCCTGACGACGTGGGTTATCGGAACCGTCTGCATAAGCTCTTTGAGTATAAGGTCTCCACCCCTGTCGCCGTCCAAGAACGCTATGACCTTCTTCTTAGACTTCGCAAGCTTGATCACGCTCTCAGGAACCTTGACGCCTTCAAGGGCTATGACGTTTTTGATACCGGCTTTGAGGAGAGTTATCACGTCGGCCCTACCCTCGACCAGTATCAACGTGTCGGAGGTCCCCGCCTCAGGACCCGCGGGAAGCCCCTCCGGGCCGTATTTAACGACCTCATAGCCCCTAGCCTCCTCCAGAAGCTTCCTAAGCAGCCTATCGGTGTCTGATGAAACCTCCATCTCCCACTTCCTCAGGATTTCACGGGCACGTTCGATTATCTGCTTCTTCTTAACCTCCCGGAGGTCCTCGATCTTCTCGAGCGTAACCTTAGCGCTGCATGGGCCGATCCGGTCTATGCTCTCGAGCGAGGCCGCTATTATGGCGACCGAAACCCTGTCGAGGCTCGTCGGGATCACGATCTTACCGTATGTCCTATCCCGTCTACTCGTTATCTTTATCTCTATCCTACCTATCCTCCCGGTCTTCTGAAGCTCCCTAAGGTCTAGCTCAGGACCGAAAAGCCCCTCGGTCTGGCCGAATATGGCTCCTATGACGTCAGGTCTCTCGACGACGCCGTCGACCTCAAACCTAGCATATATAGCGTACTTAGCAGTTCCGGGTTGAGTTTGAACCATAATCTGATATACACCTCGATATCTTAATATCGATAGTGCTCCCTCGATATTAAGGTTTCATAAAAAGGTTTAGTGAAAGACGGGTCTATGGGATCTCCCGGATAGGTAGCGTTATGAAGAGACCTATCAGAAACCCGGCTACCACATCTGAAAACCAGTGGTTTCCAAGTATCAGAATCTCGACTACGGTCGCTATGGATAACGCATACGCCAGAGCCGATAGGTATCTAGCCTTACGGTAGTAGCCTACAGAAACCCCGGCTAAAGCCGCGTGGTTGCTCGGGAAGCTGTAACCCGTCTTAACAGAGACCGGGGGCCTAGGCTTTCTGAAGAAAACCTTAGCCCACTGGGCTAGAACCGTCGAAGCGGCTAAAAGCCCCACCGCTTTTAACGAATCCCTCCATCTACCCTCCCTTAAACCGGAGAAGGCTAAGGTCAGGTAGAGCACCGGAAGCACAGCGTCTAGGGTGGTTAAGAAGCCCGTTAACCCTGTTAACGGAACCTGTTTAAAGAACGTGTACACCGTTGCATCCATCGTCTCGACGGCTTCCCGCAGGGTCTTGTTAAACCCCGTCGAGGTCGACAGGTGAATGAGTAGCCCCGACATAACCGGTACGGATATGTTATCGTCTAAACGCATAAGCGACATCTCCATTAACGCGGCTACTAGGCATGCGACAGGTAGGCAATAAGGGTCGACGTAGAGACTGGCCGCCAATGCCGCTAACGTAAACCCGGCTAAGGCTGTTTTAAGTCTCCAAGACGGTTTTTCACGCTCTCCCTTGACGGTTCTTAGGAGGCCTGCGAATCCGTCGCCTAAACCGGCTACCACGACGGCCGCTGAGGCTTCACCTATGGGTAACAGGTTCATCAAAGCTAACGTCGCCGCGCCGAGGTAGATGGGCGACAGGGCTAGTTGCTTAACTTCTTCCCCGACGAGCAAGCGGTTATAAAGCCTTGTAAGAGGGGTTCTAAGACCTTTAATCCTAGCATATTCGTTTAAAAGATAGGCGGTTATGATGGAGACCGTTAAAACCGATGTGACCGTCAGGCCTAGTTGATTGTATAAGGTCACGGCGGTGAAGCATAGGGCTATGTGGATAGACTCCCTCGCGAGCTCCCAGTTACGCATATCTATTCTCCGACTACCTGGACTATGACTGTTCGGCTTCTCGGATGTGTATCGACGTCGACGAATATTATCGACTGCCAGGTTCCCAGGACAAGCCTCCCGTCTACGACCGGTATCGTCTTAGACGGGTTCATGAGCATAGACCTGAGATGCGAATGCGCGTTTACCG
Above is a genomic segment from Candidatus Bathyarchaeota archaeon containing:
- a CDS encoding DNA primase gives rise to the protein MVQTQPGTAKYAIYARFEVDGVVERPDVIGAIFGQTEGLFGPELDLRELQKTGRIGRIEIKITSRRDRTYGKIVIPTSLDRVSVAIIAASLESIDRIGPCSAKVTLEKIEDLREVKKKQIIERAREILRKWEMEVSSDTDRLLRKLLEEARGYEVVKYGPEGLPAGPEAGTSDTLILVEGRADVITLLKAGIKNVIALEGVKVPESVIKLAKSKKKVIAFLDGDRGGDLILKELMQTVPITHVVRAPQGVEVEDLTPKEVLELLEKAEKIPGKAVEVSMEPVKAVIEELRNSLEAVVFDEEMKPIAKIPVSELANKLKNMDGVKAVVFDGIVTQRIVDIASEKGITLLVGCRISDIAKKPRGLRIMSFDEVSSS
- a CDS encoding argininosuccinate synthase gives rise to the protein MEFKPPRRYDGETAVSAFSGGLDSTFVIVALKDVYGFKEVIPVLVDVGQGEEEIQTAYERAEKLGLKPIFIDAKKEFVENYVFKCIKANGSYEGYPIGTSMTRVLIASKCVEIANKRGIKYFAHGCTGKGNDQFRMEITAKYLNPEITVVAPIRELNLVRTVEEKYLREKYGIVPKPKRGELGGDINLWSHSIGSGQVEDLESQYPRDYIWVVPPEKAPDKPREVVIEYKQGVPVRVDDVEDPVEMILYLNRVGGENAVGRIDILEDGMIGLKSRELYEAPAATILLKTHADLEHLTLTKEQLRLKREVDRLWADMVYHAMWYHPLRRDLDAFIDSTQKHVNGTLWVRLYKGNVDIVKRESPSSLFVPELRSLKRRGFDQRDASGAVKIASLIYQLYGKLGR
- a CDS encoding phosphatase PAP2 family protein, with the translated sequence MRNWELARESIHIALCFTAVTLYNQLGLTVTSVLTVSIITAYLLNEYARIKGLRTPLTRLYNRLLVGEEVKQLALSPIYLGAATLALMNLLPIGEASAAVVVAGLGDGFAGLLRTVKGEREKPSWRLKTALAGFTLAALAASLYVDPYCLPVACLVAALMEMSLMRLDDNISVPVMSGLLIHLSTSTGFNKTLREAVETMDATVYTFFKQVPLTGLTGFLTTLDAVLPVLYLTLAFSGLREGRWRDSLKAVGLLAASTVLAQWAKVFFRKPRPPVSVKTGYSFPSNHAALAGVSVGYYRKARYLSALAYALSIATVVEILILGNHWFSDVVAGFLIGLFITLPIREIP
- the argH gene encoding argininosuccinate lyase, giving the protein MEGDILRRGRIRGVKPPEVDRYTSSIEADKWIFEADLMVDKAHVVMLVEQGIIPLEDGLAIIEKLDEIGRMGYEEVTRGSFEDIHVAIETRLIEALGEDVGGRMHTARSRNDEVATCIRFALRRQLIGLLGELLELMKVLHSRSLEHLDAIMPGYTHTQHAQPVTLAHHLNAHLDSFERDFERILDAYRRVNLSPLGAGALATTGFPINRFRTAELLGFDGLVENSMDAVSARDFILETLSCLAILATHLSRIAEELVLWSSLEFGYAELPDEYSSTSSIMPQKKNPDTMELTRAKACRVYGNLAAALSMLKALPLTYNRDLQEVTPRLWDSVETVRSMLRIVSGALKNVEFKTEAMRIRVSEGFSTATELADLLVRRRGLAFRTAHMIVGALVSEALSRGLKPEQVDGKLLDEVSVRVYGKPMNLADEEVREALTPSKCVEVRKVVGGPSPETVREALEHRRKLIERLEKKLKNLEEKEHAVERRLAEAVEKLRKQLRA